The DNA segment AGCAGCCTCCAGCCTCGGCTCAACAGCATCATGCAGGTACTGGAGCtctggaggaaggggagaaggccCGAGGGCTGTGTGGCTGTGTTAGAGAGGTGCCACGCCTGGACTGATTCTGCTCCCAGTCAGGCTGGACGAGGGGTAGATCTGCCTCGTGCTGAGACTCCTCCGGAGTCTCCTTGTTTATGCGGCAATTCCTGCAGAACTGCGGATGGAGGAGTCATTAAATGGGCCTTTCCCTAGAGTGACATGCAGTTCCAGCCCCTTGTGATTGCCTTGGGAGGGAAAAATGAGAAGGAACTGGGTTATTTTCAGTTCCAAAAGTTTTCCAGCAGAGGAGAGCTGccagcccttccctggggctCACCATGCCCGTGGCTGTGTTTAaccctgcacggcagctgctgtgctggtttcCAGTCTCCCACTTACCAGCTGGGGGTGAAGAAGGGGGTGAGGAGGGTGAACTATTCTGTTCCTAGTGACGAAGGTTAGCCCTTTTGTTCCCCCAGGCCTCCCTGCCTGTCCAGGAGTATCTCTTCATGCCTTTCGACCAGGCACACAAACAGTACGAGACAGCCCGACACCTCCCACCACCTCTCTATGTTCTCTTCGTTCAAGCCAGTGCCTACGGCCAGGCCTGCGGTGAGCACCCAGAGCGGGTAAAAGTCCTCAGCAACACCACGAggggctgtccccagccaggACCAGGGGGCAACGCTCCCCCCACGGGCCAGATAGCGCTCAAAGCACTGCTTCGGGGACGCTTTGGGAGGTCCTTTTCCTTccatctgctctgctgccagattCTGCTGACCCCAGAGCAGCGGGGTGGCCTCAAGGGCCAGCACAGTGAGGCAGCAGCATTTGAAACCTTGTTTGCTCAGCTCCCTTGCTGGAAGAACTGCTTGGGAAGCTCACTTCCCAcctctgccccccccccttcTCAAGGTCAGCAGGGATGTCCCTGCAGCCTGCGAGCTGGCTCGGTGCTGACGTGGCCACCCCAGAGCTGTCACCTCGTGGGGTGGGTGCTACCTTGTGCCACCCGTGGGTGGTGTTGACTCCAGAGCAGGCAGTACCTCTACCTGCCCTCCCAGAGGCCCTTCCCTGCAGCTCACCTGCATCCCCTTAGGCAGTTTTGCATTTCAAGGGGCTTTCTGAAGCCTCCCTGAGTGGGGAGGGATTTCCCAGCAGGGCTCAGGATCCCCCTGGGCTGTCTGCATCCCCTGTGCAGAGGGCTGTAACGCAGTGTGAGAGCTGCAACCTCACAAGCTCTTGGGCCACTCCGGGAGTGGGGCAAGCGGTGGCGGAGCGTGGAAGGACCACCTTGGCCACACCAGGTTCTTGCTAATGAGTATCTGCAGCCCTGATGACCCAGCTCATCGCCTCCAGCTTGTGCCAGCCAGACCCCAGCCCCTCTTGGCTCTTGATAAAGATCTGGCCTTTACAGTTTCCAGGGACAGTCCctcaaaacccagcattttctctcctctgaccCCATCCTACCCAGGAGATGAGCCCTGCAGTGGCCTCATGGAGCCCTCTGGACAACTGCCTCTTCCCACTGACCCTTCATTTGAGCTTCCTCTGCCACAGGGCTCTGCCTTGTGTAGCCATGAAGTGGGAGCTTTCTGGGGCAGGGCTGCTTCTAACTGCCTTTCCCATACAGATGTGGGGTTCATAGCTTAGTTTTCATGTCTCCTCTGCAGATAAGAAGCTTGTGGTGGCCATTGAAGGGAGCGTAGAGGAAGCCAAAGCCCTGTACAAGCCGCCTGAGGACTCACAGGGTGAGTTGGGGTGGTGTTGCTATAGGCAGGCTGCCTGAtgctctgtgcaggcagaggGCTGGGTAGAGAGGCGGATGAGTATGGAAATGGCACAGTGCCTGATGTCTGCGCTGCTGGCTGAAAACCCTGGCAGCTGatcccctctgtccccagctcctccttccTGAGAGATGTTCACAGCCTGCTGGTGTGACCCCTGGTACTGAGGACATGTTCCTGTGTGTCTGCATTCTGCTAGAGCCCTGCTTTTGGGGGGATGGTGATGTCTGGGGGACCTGTGCTCTTGGAGAAAGGGCTGGTAGTCCTGCTGGTTATGGGAAAGCTGCTGAGCCCCAGGCAAAGCCCTCTTACACCCCTCTCTTTGCACAGATGACGAAAGCGATTCTGACGCGGAGGAGGAACAGACCACGGTAAGGGATAGCCTTGTCCCCTCTGGGTCCTCTCCCCACACCGTGTCGTGTGGGCAAACCGATCTGCGCCTGCCAACTGGGACAGGCTGGGCCCACGTGGGGCTGGGAACTGGTCCCTACGCGCTCTGTATGTGTGTGGAGGTGCACTGATGTTaagactggctcttaggaagtatttctttgcagaaggtgttgttgggcgttggaatgggctgcccagggcagggggggagtccccacccctggaggggtttaagagtcgggttgacccagcgctgagggatctggtagagttgggaactgtcagtgtgaggttcatggttggattGGGggatcttcaatgtcttttccaaccgagatgattctgtgattctgtaaatccAGCCGTTTCTTGGGATCAGAGAGGTGCCATTTCTAGTTTCTGACCCAAACACAGTAGAACCTGGGGACAAATCTGCCTGGCTCGTGTCCTGCCCAGCAGCAGCGCCTGGTGCTTCgggctgctgctgtgggaaagGGCCTTGGCTTCTGCCCCTCGTGCTGAGGAAACTTTTGGGGCCAGCGGGTCCTTGTCCCAGTCTCACAAGGGTGGGGACACTCCTGGGAGCTGAAGGAACAACGGGAAGTGGAGCTGCTTTGTCCTTGCCCTGCAGCAGGGCAAGGGTTTCaagctcccctccctccccagggctgctccctggcTGTGGCACTGAGGGATTGAGGAGCTAGACTAGAAGGAAAGAGCGGTGTGAGGTGTGGGGTGGACTGTGGGTTGcccagaggcaggaggagaagggtCTGACAGTTCTGTTCCACCCTCCCCAGAAGCGGCGCAGGCCCACCCTGGGCGTGCAGCTGGACGACAAGCGCAAGGAGATGCTCAAGCGTCACCCCTTGTCCGTCACTGTCGACCTGAAGTGCAAAGGTAAGCGGGGTCTGGTGGCCCTTGGCAGAGAACGCCCAGGAGCGTGTGACAGCATGTCAgggagcagcctggcagcagcttGGGTTCCTCGGGGAGAGCTCGGGGTGCAGAGAGGCTTTCCTACCCTCAGCCCAGCTGCCCCAGTAGGGATGAGTGTGGCTTTCCAGCAGAGACTGAACAAGGTAGTTTATCAGCTCTGTCTCCCAGAGCTCCTCTCACCCGTGCAGGTGAGGTGACCATACTCTGAAGCTTCCTTCCTCTAGTTGGGAGCTTTTCTcttttgtggtggggttttgggcATGACAGATAGAGCCTGGCAAATGCTGATGGGATGGCGTTAGAGGTGTTGTGCATCGGTTGCCAGTTACTCCCCACGTTGCCCCTCTGCTCccatttgctgttgtcctagcAGGGGAGCATGTACATCCCCCCTGTGCGGAGTGCTCCGAGCTAGAGCAGACAACAGTGTTGCCCCCTCTCTGTCGGTGCAGATGAGAACGTGCTTCACCTGACCTTCTACTACCTGATGAACCTCAACGTCATGACAGTGAAAGCCAAGGTGACCACTGCCGTTGAGATGACAACCGCCATCAGTGCCGGGTAAGGAGAGCCCCGTGGGCACGGAGCCCGCAGCTCATCGGGCAGCGACCGCTCCGCTTGCCATGAACGCCCTGCCCTGGTGTCCTGCCGTGCTCTGTTCAGAGTGACCCGTTGGCAGAACGATGTCGTGCCAGGAGCAGCACGTGGTGGCAATGTCCCTCCTGCACCCCGTGGGCTGGAGCACTCCACTCCCAGTTGCCTGCTCCCAACGGGTGAGGTTTTAACCTCAGTCCCTCCCCTTGCCTTGCCTGGGGCACCTCACGGGCCTTTGTGCAGTGCTGTGGTTTCAGAGTGCTGTCTTGGCTTGTCCTTTGATGGGCAAAGGAGACCCTAAAGAGCACAGCTCTGTCGCTGCCTCTGGGGAACACTTTCAAGGTGAtctgccccccctgccctgcgATGTCCTTCCCCTTAGCTTGCCAGGAGCCCTGCCAGGCTGCCGCAgccccagcatcctcctcctctccctctgccgCGACAAGTCAGGGGCAGGGAGGTTGGGAACCTCTTAGGACAGCGGTGCCAGACCCATGGAGCTGGGGGCGAACCTCTCCTGCTTGTCGCATTCAGTCACGCTCTTGCAGCCGCACCGctttcctccctcctgcagcctgtgCCTGGCAGCTCCCTTCCCCTGCTCGCTTTGCAGGTCACCTTGTCTTGAGCACCAGAGATATGGCTGCCTCTCCCTGGGCTCCCCAGAGACTGCTGGAGCTTGATTTGCGTGAGGAATAGCTGAAATGGCAGCTGTGGGagcctgcccagggagctgcGATCAGCTGCCAGCTCTCCGTGGCTCTGCTCAGGCCAGGAGGAGGTGCctgaggaagagggagggggaagagactGGTCTGGGCTTACCTGGAAGCACGTGCTGCCTCCCAGCCTGTCCCATGTGAGACCTCCCACTCCCCTTGGGGTTCTCTTTTCCCCATAGCTACCCAAACCCCTCTGTGACAGCAGCTGGAGTCTCTCCGCAGTGTTCCCGTGCAGGGTGCTCCCTTCCCCACAGCTGCCCTTGGCTGTATTACCCCAAATCCTACAGCCCTTTATGCTTGGTCGAGCTTGTGCGTACAGTCAGACATAAAGAATTTTATCTCATTAAGCAGAATTCCTCTGCTTTAAGCTTGTTGGGTGGCAAACAGCCATCAGGCCTGCACTGGCAATATTTTCTCCAGGCGCATCAGCAGGTTTTGGAGTTAATGCCCTGGAGCGAGCAGCTTCCTGGGAAACAGGGAGATGGTGCCCTCTGACTTCTATCATCACAGCCATGGAGGAGACAGATCTCCTTTTGGACTGGAATTAGGGGAAAGCCATTCTGATCTTGAAACCCAACTCCTGGAGCTTGTAATCCCTTTCTCTGGGCTCGGAGCCTGTTAGTGGCCACCCCAGAGAGACATggagcccaggctgctgctgattaatctcttccctcctcccagtgACCTGCTCTCCCCAGACTCCCTCCTCAACTGCCTCTATCCAGGAGACCACGGGAGGAAAACGCCCAACCCGGCCAACCAATTCCAGTTTGATAAAGTGGGGTGAGTGGGGCCCAGGCAGTTCGCTTGTCCGGGAGAGCTCGGTGGCCAGGAAACCGGTGTCCTGCAAGTCGGCATCGGGTGGGCTCACGGGGCACGGCTTGGGACGCAGGTGGAAGAAGTGCCTCCTCCCTCCGGCTGGCTCACAGGTCAGGCGGTGGGGGGACGGCGGGGACAGGAGTGCTTTGGGGTGGTGTAACCCTTCCTCGTTGTCCCCACAGCATCCTGACCTTGAGCGACTACGTGACAGAGCTGGGGCACCCCTACGTGTGGGTGCAGAAGCTGGGCGGGCTGCATTTCCCTAAGGATCAGCCTCAGGCATGTCATACCCCCTCCCCTCTCCATGAAAACATTATGCTGGGGCTTGGGGAGGTTTTGAGGACAGTTGTGTCGTGTCCTGTCCACTCAGACCCCAGAGCTCCTGCTGGCACCAGCCGCTCCCAAGCTACGCTGCACCCTTGGCTGGGCCAGGCTCATTTGGGATGAATCTGTGTGGTGGGGCCACAGCAACGTATTTTACCCACCGTGTGTGATAGTCTAAGCCCTGTTATGGACACTGAGCAGTGACTTGAGCGTGTGTCTATCCCCGTGGCTGGGTGGGGTGGCTCCTGGACTGTGGGGTCCCCACCCCACAGGCTGGCGTGATGGTGacagcccctcctgcccacagcatACGGTTGCTGCGGACAACTCGCTGAGCGCCAGCCACATGGAGCTGACTGTGAAGCTGCTGCGGACGAGGCTGCAGTCCCGCCTGGCTCTCCACAAGCAGTTTGCGTCGCTCGGTGAGTGCCTGGCTCCCCACCCcgtgcctggggatgggggggtgcagtAGCAGGGTCCTCTTGCAGAGGAGAGCTGACTGATGTCACTTCTAATGGTGCTGCAGATCTGTAGTGCCACCCAGTCGTTCCTTGGTGGTAGCggcactgggagggctgcccTGGTTTGGGTGGGAGACGAAGGCTGTGCCCCCCTCTCGATGCCCAGCACCCCTTTGGGACCGACCATGCATGTGCTGGGAATCAATTCAGGCTGTGGTGGGAGGTGAACCACACCCCCACGCGTGCCGTGTGCCCGTCGAGCAGGCCAGGCCTGCGCTGCCAAGGCTGTGAGCTCCGGTGGGATGGCAGCCGAGGcctcccctgctcccctctgGGCACCTGATGAAGGTGTCAGAAGGGTAGCGATGTCCCCACGTCCCAGTTTTGGAGCATCCCCACCCACAGGACAGTGACAgagctctgtccccagccctgccctgctcaggtGGCCTTGTCCTTGGTTTCAGAGCATGGCGTGGTGCCAGTCTCCAGCGAGTGCCAGCATCTCTTCCCTACCAAGATCGTCTCACGCCTGGTGAAGTGGGTTGCCATTCCCTATGAAGATTATGCGGTAGGCGCCGAGCGCGAGGCTGTACCCCCCACCAGCGCCCGTGTGGTGCCAGCAGCTGCTCACTCCTCTTGCCTCCCCTCGCAGGAGCTGCCCTACACTAAAGATGTGATAGAGGCCAGCTTGGCTGAAGACACTCACCTCTACTACATGGCTCTGATAGAAAGGGGAACAGGTAGGCGTGTTTCCTTCCCCTGGCAATTTCGAATTCCCACACCGGGTGCCCCCAGGGCAGCTTCTTGGGAGTCTTCATGGGACATTCCTCCTTTTGGAGGTCCTCGGGGTTGTGGGTGACGTttctcccctgccctgctcagccaAGCTGCAGGCAGCCGTAGTCCTGAACCCTGGTTATTCCACGCTGCCGCCCGTCTTCAGCCTGTGCCTAAACTGGAAAGGAGAGCGAACCAGCAGCAACGATGACAACATTCGGGTAagctggggtggtgggagaggaggctGGAGAACCGCTGGCTTTTGGGGGGCTGTTCACAGTGGTTCTGTGTCCGTAATAAGCGAGTTGTTGGGGTGAGCTGGTGGCCAGGCAGCTCAGGGCAGGGCCCTGAGATCTGCCGGGTGCAGCCAGGGGCCCAGGGAGGGCCGAGCAGAGACCCAAGCCTGCTCCGTACTGATCCCTCTGCCAGGCCATGGAGAGCGAGGTCAATGTGAACTACAAGGAGCTGTGGGGGCCCAAACCAGGCTACCAGCTCCTCACCAACCAGCTGCAGCGCCTGTGCATGGTGCTGGACGTCTACCTGGAGACAGAGCCCCACGACACGAGTGTGG comes from the Strix uralensis isolate ZFMK-TIS-50842 chromosome 17, bStrUra1, whole genome shotgun sequence genome and includes:
- the THOC5 gene encoding THO complex subunit 5, with translation MPPPSPWIPPVPLGPPQPRAPHCVPSPGLVSGGAGHAPFAEATPPARGPPEDYPPGGASVAAALPRLSVLRSRHFRAALRSLTGRTMSSDSSKKRKPKVIRTDGGPQEGKRGKADADQDVRYYSEECEVDLRDPIKDYELYRETCQELQRLMAEIQELKSRGIKDNASEIDERRIQSCVHFMTLKKLNRLAHIRLKKGRDQTHEAKQKVDAYHLQLQNLLYEVMHLQKEITKCLEFKSKHEEIELVSLEEFYKEAPPEISRPAITLSEPHQQTLARLDWELEQRKRLAEKYKECLTSKEKILKEIEVKKEYLSSLQPRLNSIMQASLPVQEYLFMPFDQAHKQYETARHLPPPLYVLFVQASAYGQACDKKLVVAIEGSVEEAKALYKPPEDSQDDESDSDAEEEQTTKRRRPTLGVQLDDKRKEMLKRHPLSVTVDLKCKDENVLHLTFYYLMNLNVMTVKAKVTTAVEMTTAISAGDLLSPDSLLNCLYPGDHGRKTPNPANQFQFDKVGILTLSDYVTELGHPYVWVQKLGGLHFPKDQPQHTVAADNSLSASHMELTVKLLRTRLQSRLALHKQFASLEHGVVPVSSECQHLFPTKIVSRLVKWVAIPYEDYAELPYTKDVIEASLAEDTHLYYMALIERGTAKLQAAVVLNPGYSTLPPVFSLCLNWKGERTSSNDDNIRAMESEVNVNYKELWGPKPGYQLLTNQLQRLCMVLDVYLETEPHDTSVEGPKEFPQEKMCLRLVRGPMRLKPFKFNYPQGFFSHR